From a region of the Drosophila virilis strain 15010-1051.87 chromosome 3, Dvir_AGI_RSII-ME, whole genome shotgun sequence genome:
- the geko gene encoding uncharacterized protein geko: MALMDTAWRCRLMIFGVVSLLLVGDLFGYGGYSVRGVKSDHPDEVGVQGGGPPTGPAAAAGKFQQKNAEIDIGEEHDFDEFSAAAALKPVATGVVTGANLKTKSQLTDTIKESCLPKMLCELAAKPEYQLSEKERELLRLIRSPTMPWMMNMPPSKWYFAAHMGELMRHTGDNLSGPMGCANLWPNCPISSKKLMKLSYKVRV, from the exons ATGGCGCTCATGGACACCGCCTGGCGCTGCCGCCTCATGATCTTTGGCGTCGtctcgctgctgctggttggcGATCTCTTTGGCTATGGGGGCTACAGCGTGCGCGGCGTTAAATCGGATCATCCGGACGAGGTGGGCGTGCAGGGCGGGGGGCCGCCGACTGGtcccgccgctgccgctggcaaGTTTCAGCAGAAGAATGCCGAAATCGACATAGGCGAAG AGCACGACTTTGATGAGTTctccgcagcagctgctctgAAGCCAGTAGCCACTGGTGTTGTGACCGGAGCGAATCTGAAGACCAAGTCACAGCTAACGGATACCATCAAAGAATCGTGTCTGCCCAAAATGCTATGCGAGCTGGCCGCCAAGCCGGAGTATCAGCTGAGCGAAAAGGAGCGCGAGCTGCTTAGATTGATAAG ATCTCCAACCATGCCCTGGATGATGAATATGCCGCCAAGTAAATGGTATTTTGCGGCACACATGGGCGAGCTAATGCGCCATACAGGCGATAATCTGAGCGGTCCCATGGGTTGCGCCAATCTCTGGCCGAACTGCCCCATCAGCTCCAAGAAGCTGATGAAGCTTAGCTACAAGGTGCGTGTTTAG
- the LOC6624524 gene encoding uncharacterized protein isoform X1, with amino-acid sequence MNLRYICTLSLLPTLYVLLVLLLEYVEQGLAQNPDPLFELPVQLVGFPVIVLSVRLSQFAKKLAYSLNPNTYRSRSRRDAAHPLALDAQLAQKEIQREFGPQACILEEPCRVHASRPGSQRQSGSDGKAKLHAPWSEVLRNYKVQSTDGLKQWYLLSVFIGDAVRDVPLCKHLAKRMPCPGTGPLPPPQPR; translated from the exons ATGAATCTGCGCTACATTTGCACATTGTCGCTGCTGCCCACGCTGTatgtgctgctggtgctgctgctggagtaTGTGGAGCAGGGCCTCGCCCAAAATCCGGATCCGTTGTTCGAGTTGCCCGTGCAGCTGGTCGGTTTTCCAGTTATTGTCCTGTCGGTGCGTCTGTCGCAGTTTGCCAAAAAGTTGGCTTACTCCCTCAATCCAA ATACGTATCGTTCGCGTAGCAGACGTGACGCTGCCCACCCACTAGCTTTGGACGCCCAGTTGGCCCAGAAGGAGATACAGCGCGAGTTCGGGCCACAGGCTTGCATACTCGAGGAGCCGTGTCGTGTGCATGCCTCACGTCCAGGCAGTCAACGGCAATCTGGTAGCGACGGCAAGGCAAAGCTACATGCGCCCTGGTCGGAGGTCTTGAG GAACTACAAAGTGCAATCAACCGACGGCTTGAAACAATGGTATCTGCTCTCGGTCTTTATCGGCGATGCTGTGCGGGATGTGCCGCTATGCAAGCACCTGGCCAAACGGATGCCATGTCCAGGCACTGGACCACTGCCGCCGCCACAGCCTCGCTAA
- the LOC6624222 gene encoding uncharacterized protein has protein sequence MQFRQQPQSMLWKIAFLIIALAGDVSCIRNGDGNDEQKHISAKLKNFFPSEPMIEVTAIAAQSSQTSARVTNGGFRPSQMLEFTPSDVMHGGIQRYPPSYLEPNYKHQVPSSLANLNSQQTAMDKQFSFPDETRPQQQTSFHSYASTQIPTTPVVSYLDPFTQQNYRYTPTVTPTATQATPSYIQYQREQPEEQGDQVYTVQSSLLVGSHAPQHSRPVAADEVYLKRPGYVFDESPTTLYRRPVTAPTASTANKISYDSHDYPPPSYATQQTSNFVPQQSQQQPQQQTQSQGPREHHRPPYNRQDVNDNRPLAAGSSIYVPKPQYTQSSNYANNFGNYLQRPPSYPAHSHSPSQSQSEYKPTHYQYEPLPQRPLSQQQRPGHNYYEYQIGEIPPQPQFSYRPGPSPGYRPPYQQPAAAAGAGAGGLATLASLLSSTQQYAPQFTNLLLGGGGGGASSSSSSSSSPLGSLLGAFADTQSTGQHARPPNTQLIRALENIARNDDLQCVPKVLCQMIAGQTLRGQLPGFITSPAITNFLAGFPVASPALIYGRAALLGISGGERSCVQTYEKCPKNEMEIIHYLNNHRGGFFKFFSEPEEQQTVAQQSESGGGSLFSILAALTGGGQEQGLGQVTRTTPRPVPRPTQRPSTDIADGIGSFFTRVLSEYLSGVEYQRRRRRRRSLLPTEIKRNIQTDNGRLMPVDFHDEEDDLDTQTPVKFQDDDEAEAAQAHTELIGVLQFPEDQVEGEGRILHFKNEEGAEHHDNGAVRFPDATPEALRDSERKVIYEFNRDAAQRKLRFPQDQSESERQAKKLQLAEGWTAVLPNGLGEEDYGVEKRRGKRIVFKDTNEELEDFDKLLREEQVQEYREEEERFREKQFREEQQTEPHTPPNAVYEDAAPPQRGARVLFPDHYERHIRRGKILNRPTYAPSYEYNDRGEQKEQRLVVSDEHRPSSYYRLETETSADYQASHSQSFMNYGEYLPGNTVRFVESLDKPSYNAQYNYPNANYISDNRYSSAYQTTSTRRPKHEDDRNIYVTNSQGVNEYYIRPDGRKVYLGSG, from the exons ATGCAGTTTCGACAACAGCCGCAAAGTATGCTATGGAAAATTGCATTTCTAATTATCGCATTAGCCGGCGACGTGTCGTGCATAAGAAATGGCGACGGAAATGACGA GCAGAAACACATTTCCGCAAAGCTGAAAAACTTTTTCCCCTCGGAGCCAATGATTGAGGTGACCGCCATTGCTGCACAGTCCTCCCAGACGTCCGCCCGGGTAACGAACGGCGGTTTTCGACCCTCACAGATGCTTGAATTTACGCCCTCGGATGTGATGCACGGTGGCATACAGCGTTATCCTCCCAGTTATTTGGAGCCCAACTACAAGCATCAAGTGCCCAGCTCCTTGGCCAACCTAAATTCGCAACAGACGGCGATGGACAAGCAGTTCTCCTTTCCAGACGAGACCAGACCACAACAGCAGACCTCTTTCCATAGCTATGCCAGCACCCAAATACCCACCACACCGGTGGTCAGCTATTTGGATCCCTTTACACAGCAAAACTATCGCTACACGCCTACGGTCACGCCCACGGCCACACAGGCTACGCCCAGCTACATTCAGTATCAACGCGAACAGCCCGAGGAGCAGGGGGATCAGGTCTACACGGTGCAATCGTCGCTGCTCGTAGGCAGCCACGCGCCGCAACATTCACGCCCCGTTGCTGCGGACGAAGTGTACTTGAAGCGGCCCGGCTATGTCTTCGATGAGAGCCCCACGACGCTCTATCGCCGACCTGTGACAGCACCCACAGCTTCCACAGCGAATAAAATTTCATACGATTCGCATGATTACCCGCCGCCCAGCTATGCCACACAGCAGACATCCAACTTTGTGCCACAGCAatcccagcagcagccgcagcaacaaacCCAGTCTCAGGGACCCCGCGAGCACCATCGGCCGCCTTACAATCGCCAAGATGTCAATGACAACCGACCATTGGCAGCCGGCTCATCGATATATGTGCCGAAGCCGCAATACACGCAGTCGTCTAATTACGCAAACAACTTTGGTAATTATTTGCAGAGACCTCCCAGTTACCCTGCCCACTCGCACTCTCcctcgcagtcgcagtcggaATACAAACCCACGCACTATCAGTATGAGCCGCTGCCTCAGCGGCCGCTGTCTCAACAGCAGCGACCGGGACACAATTACTATGAGTATCAAATTGGCGAGATACCACCCCAGCCGCAGTTCAGTTATCGTCCTGGTCCGTCGCCTGGCTATCGACCGCCTTACCAGcagccagcggcagcagcaggggcTGGAGCTGGTGGCTTGGCCACTCTAGCGTCGCTGCTGAGCTCGACGCAACAATATGCGCCACAGTTTACAAATCTGCTTTTgggcggtggcggtggtggAGCATCATCCTCttcctccagcagcagcagcccattAGGCAGTCTCTTAGGCGCTTTCGCCGACACGCAAAGCACGGGGCAGCACGCCCGACCGCCCAACACACAACTCATTAGAGCCCTGGAGAACATCGCACGCAACGACGATTTGCAGTGTGTGCCCAAGGTGCTCTGCCAGATGATTGCCGGTCAAACGTTACGTGGCCAACTGCCAGGCTTCATTACATCGCCTGCCATAACCAA CTTCTTAGCTGGCTTCCCAGTCGCCTCGCCAGCTCTCATTTATGGACGCGCTGCGTTGCTTGGAATTAGCGGGGGCGAACGAAGCTGTGTTCAGACCTATGAAAAATGCCCAAAGAATGAG ATGGAAATCATTCACTATCTGAACAATCATCGCGGCGGGTTTTTTAAGTTCTTCAGCGAGCCGGAAGAGCAACAAACTGTAGCACAACAAAGCGAATCTGGCGGAGGCTCATTGTTCAGCATACTCGCTGCCCTGACGGGCGGCGGGCAGGAACAGGGGCTGGGTCAGGTGACGCGCACAACGCCTCGGCCTGTGCCGCGACCCACACAAAGACCCAGTACGGACATTGCCGATGGCATCGGCAGCTTCTTTACCCGAGTGCTGTCCGAGTATTTAAGCGGCGTGGAGTATCAAAGACGTCGCCGAAGGAGAAGGAGTCTGTTGCCAACGGAAATTAAACGCAACATTCAGACGGATAATGGCCGCTTGATGCCCGTTGATTTTCACGATGAAGAAGATGACTTGGATACCCAGACACCAGTCAAGTTTCAAGATGATGACGAGGCGGAGGCAGCCCAGGCACACACCGAGCTGATAGGTGTGCTGCAATTTCCCGAAGACCAGGTTGAGGGCGAGGGTCGCATACTGCACTTCAAAAACGAAGAAGGCGCCGAGCATCATGACAACGGAGCTGTGCGATTTCCGGATGCCACGCCGGAAGCTCTGCGCGACAGCGAGCGAAAAGTTATCTACGAATTCAATCGAGATGCAGCTCAACGTAAATTGAGATTTCCCCAAGACCAAAGCGAAAGCGAGCGGCAGGCCAAGAAGTTGCAACTGGCCGAGGGTTGGACAGCTGTGCTGCCCAACGGACTTGGCGAGGAAGATTACGGCGTTGAGAAGAGGCGTGGCAAGCGAATTGTTTTCAAGGATACCAATGAGGAGCTCGAGGACTTTGATAAGCTGCTTAGAGAAGAGCAAGTGCAGGAGTACAGAGAGGAAGAGGAACGATTCAGAGAAAAACAGTTTAGAGAAGAACAACAAACGGAGCCACATACACCACCAAATGCTGTATATGAGGATGCAGCACCACCTCAACGCGGCGCCAGAGTCCTATTTCCCGATCATTACGAGCGTCACATACGCAGAGGTAAGATCCTGAACCGACCCACCTATGCGCCCAGCTACGAGTACAATGATAGGGGCGAACAGAAAGAGCAACGTTTGGTGGTCAGTGATGAGCATAGACCGAGTTCCTATTATCGTCTGGAGACGGAGACATCAGCAGACTATCAGGCAAGTCACAGTCAAAGTTTTATGAACTATGGCGAATACCTGCCGGGGAATACCGTGCGATTCGTCGAGTCGCTTGACAAACCCAGCTATAATGCTCAGTACAACTATCCGAATGCGAACTATATAAGCGACAACCGATATAGCAGCGCTTACCAGACTACCTCGACGAGGAGACCCAAACACGAGGAtgatagaaatatatatgtaactaaTTCACAAGGTGTAAACGAGTATTACATAAGGCCCGACGGACGCAAGGTGTATCTGGGCAGCGGTTAA